In Scatophagus argus isolate fScaArg1 chromosome 3, fScaArg1.pri, whole genome shotgun sequence, the genomic stretch TATACAGAATGGCAGCACTGAAGCAGATAACAAAAGGctgggaaaaaacaaaccaaatgaaaaGATATAGTTCTAGAAATACAACTTCTGGAAagtgcatgagtgtgtataTATGAGTGCAGATAGACAAGTGAAAGTACTTCTGACCCTTTAAACCTTAGAATTTTTCGTGTCGATTTTCTTCATATGAATTGTTAACTTGGTGGAAGCTAAGCTGCACATATGTAgatggcattaaaaaaaaaaaaaaataatacaaagagaaaaaaaagagagaaaatgcacACACCTTGGCTCCAACATCTTTTAGCCCCTGGTGCATGTCTCGGAAAACATCTTTGGGCTGTCGAGGGATGCCATTGTGCTCCACCTCTCGAAGCTTCCGGTGGTAATGctccagcttcctctgcagctgctggataGTCTGAGCTGACTTTTGGTTCTTCTTCTCAAACACCTGTTTGATCCGTGcactctgctgtttgtctgcattaTTAGCAAGTTTCAGGTATTCAGCCACGTTGTCATCACGTGCGGTTTGTTCAATTTTGATCTGTTCTGTGAGCTTGAGGATTTTCTGTTGTAGTTGGGCAATGGCCTGCTTAGTTCTCTGGGGGTCTGGGGTACTGTCAACTACATCATATCCATCAGCACCATAGGGGAGGGCATTGGGTGACACGGCAGGGCCTGATCCATCATAACGATCCAGCTGTTTAAAAAAGTAACACAAGAAATGGTAAAAATTGTGTTTATCATGTTGTCTATTCCTGTAGCATTAAAGGTTTTGTTTAAAGAGAAGCCTTATAGCATTTAATGTGaacaaaacagttcaaaatactgtattgtattagtctgaacacaacaaaaaaaaaaaaagaaagatttgaaaACCTGTGGTCATCCTATATTTAATTAAGATATAGCTGTCACTATTCAGTCAGAACAGTGACTACTGACTATTTTTTGACTATCATTTCATAGTTCCAGTTCAGTGAGTCATAACTGGAAAGGTGCAGTGACTGTTGTGGGGAACAAAAGCCCAAAAATAGACCAAGTTAACTGAGAACTGAGAAGGAATTATggcactgattttattttgtcccatGGCAGCTAGTTAAAAGCCCAGTGCAAATGATTTGAAGTCACCAGGGCCGCGAGACCCAAACTGAGGCAACAACAGAAGTAAATATTAAATCTTGGTAAGtaacacaaactgaaattacTCCCATCAAAAGAGCCACCAACTGCTATTGGACATATGCAAGCTGTTGAGAGCCCTGTACTCTgaataacaaaatgtaaagtATCACTGTACCAGCAGCAAAGTATTGTTCAAGCACTTTGctgctgaaatctgaaaatTTACAGTGGATCAAACAACTATTATCTTGGGGGTTGTGGTCAGGTAATTATACCTCCAGATCTATTTAACACTCAGTTTCCCTCAAATTGGGTGATTATGTGTTTTACCCAACACAAAGCCTGATGGAACAGTCAAGTCAGTCAAAACTAATAATAAGGCAGAGGACAAGGCAACATTGACAGAAGATTACAAAGAGCTTCAAATGAAGTCTCTTCACAGAGATGTTTGGTTATATGCCACCATTACCAATAAACCATTTGATTACAGGTATTTTCGTTTAAACTGTACTTATCTAGCACTAATATAATTATGCAGTACAAACAGGTTCTtggatcatttgtttttaatctgcatTTACTGAAGGAGGTACTAAGAACTACTAAGAAGAGATAACTAGTGTTTCATGGACCATAAATAAGCCTCAGCTGAGCATTGACAATCACAAGTAACAGGTCACAGGTTTTTAGAAGATGAACGGGAACAGCGGGGTGAAATGTTTCCAACTTGCTAATGGCCTCTGTTGAAACTTAATTCTAGCTTCCTCTAAGTTGCCAAGAGACATGGCCCCTCATTTTATAATACTTGCTTTCATTCCAGAGTGTCTCCTGTCATATTTCTGATCTAGACCCATACTACAATGGCCACGTTTTAATAAAGCCCTCTTTCAagtgtatttttccattttacttttaatctGTAATGTCATAGGTACAAATAACCCCCATTTACAATTTCTCTATTAAAAACACTGGCGAAATCGTTACAAaattatttcaacatttaatgTCAAAAAAGTTAATCATACCACAAGTTTGAGTTTGTTTAGCCCTGCAGGCCTTTTCTGACCTGAAGTACTCTCAGTGGAAGCAAATGCTAAATTTAGAAAGGCTTAAAGCACATAGTGACCAACCACTCAGAGGCAATCTCTGACCTTCCACCACTGACAGCTTATCTCCCCTTTCACCGGTTCATCCCAGCACACTGAAACCATTAACAACCTCtagttttgatatttttgcgCAGATGTTCGTGCATGACTCTGTTCTATCAGTTGCAAACAAATACaatgcatttgttttctcatgGGTGCATGGTgtctctgtattacaatttgAATCTCAGTATTTTATGTCCTGtttatatgaaattaaaaatttaaatttaaataatttaaatttctttaaattaaatacaataatgCCATCTCTTATTATGGTAGTTGTACTATGCCAGCTCAAATTTTCTGGAAGAACATTAAATGGATAGGACTGACACAATCGCAGCCAAATCTGTGTCACTACCACAGTGAGCACCAATTTCTGCCTTAATTTGTTGATAGGTTGGCAAATGTGCATCTCAGAAAGTGATATTGCATTAGCTATTAGTAGTTCCTTAACCCCATAGCGTATAGACAAAAGGTTCTTGACTATATCTGATACAACTTGATGAACACATGCAAGTTTTGAAGTAAAATATTGTCTTTTCTTTAGGATTTCTGAGCTAATTGGGCTTATTCCAGAAGTTTGTGTATCATGTCTAGGAATTCAGATTTGATTAAGTTAGGACTTGTCAGAGTAGTGTGACAGAGTCAAGTGATTTTGTTCCATGACCATGGGTTAACTTCCTACTTGGACTACTTGACAGGACCAAGGGGCTCACCTTGTCAGGCTCCTCAGTTGAGTGGTAACCAGAAGTCAGCAGCATGTCAGCAAGAGCTGGGCTGCTGGGTGTGTCTGTGGTCGAGGAGGAGCGTGGGCGTCCAGCCTGCAACAGGGCCTCATGGGTGCTGCGCCGGTGGATCTGTGGGCTACCTTTCTGGGGAGGATCCCCAACGCCCCCCACCTTGCTGCGGCGGCTCTGCAGGCTGGTGCCTCGCTTCATCATCGGTGGAGCACCTCGGATCTGCTGCAGAACACGgctcagagctgcaggaggGGCGGAAGCAGTAGGGTTGTCAGAATCCAAAGGGACGGCCGAGGAGGCAGGAGCATCCCCTACTTCTGACCCTACATCAGTGGGCTCGGAGGGAGGGGCGCCTGTGCAGGATGAGACGGAGTCATGTGGGGAAACGGAGGAGCGTCGGCGCTGTGGCTGGAAAAAGTGCTTCAGGCCATGGCCCAACGCTCCCATGTTCTCCAGGGCATTATGGGTGATTTTGGACAAGCCGTGCTCTGACTCCGATGCCCTCCTGCTGACCTCCGGCTCCGCTCGGCCTCCTGCGTCCGGCTCCTCTGGACTCTGCTCACTACTACCCTGATCCATCAGAGACCTCCAGGTTCACGGTGAGGTTATACTAGGGGGTGCTGGGGACTAGCTACACCCCGTCGACACCCCCCTTCTGAGCGACTGGTTGAAAGCCGGGAAGCAGGGGGGATGGCGCTCAGTTGGGCCTTTTGAGTGCGCATGCATCTGTGGCTTGGCTTAATGTCATGCTTGTCTaccacaaaaggaaaataaaatgattatgaCATGCAGCAGTGAAAGATGAACATAATAAGCAGCAGAGgaacataaaacaacaacaagcaacatAAATTCGGTTGACACAGACATGACCATTTTTTGCAGTTATTTGCAACCGTAAACAATGATTGAAAAAAcgttatatttttttctctgctgaataaaaacagcagGTATCTATTTTATTAACACTGCATGTGGCAAGTCTGACAGTGCCAATCCAgtaatgcaaaaaagaaaaaaaaaaacaaagcctacaaaataaacaagcttTGAAAATAGTTTCTGAAATGTTCAAGTTTGTTGTACAGCACATGTGGATGGAAATCACTTTCCATTGTTTATTTCTGGCCAATCAAGCCCAAATGTACAAAAAGCTTTTGTGATTAATGGAAAGACATTTCAGAAAGCATTCATTAAGGAAATTCATAATCGTAACAACTGAGAGTGTTTGGATGATGTTATCAAAGAGTCcacagtgaaaaatggaaatgaaatacTAAACAGACACTGATTGTGATCCAACTCGCAACCAATTAAGGAGTTCGATGACCCCTTTGCTTTTGCACCTTATATTATAACAAGGTTACATCCTGTAATGGAAAGAACCGATCCAGGTGTTTGGCTCTCAAGTGACAGGTTATATAAATGTCTTTGCCAACATGTAATGAGAGAGCTAGAAAGAACACAAGAGATTAGTTGAGACAGAGTGTGATAGTGAACTTACCATCAGCCCAGCTTCTCCTCTAATGACTCACAACTCAGGTTTAGCTAAGTATAGcagaaatataaacaaaaaaaaacataataaataatgtgatcCACACAACAGAGAGGTTCATG encodes the following:
- the tmcc1b gene encoding transmembrane and coiled-coil domains protein 1b, with amino-acid sequence MDQGSSEQSPEEPDAGGRAEPEVSRRASESEHGLSKITHNALENMGALGHGLKHFFQPQRRRSSVSPHDSVSSCTGAPPSEPTDVGSEVGDAPASSAVPLDSDNPTASAPPAALSRVLQQIRGAPPMMKRGTSLQSRRSKVGGVGDPPQKGSPQIHRRSTHEALLQAGRPRSSSTTDTPSSPALADMLLTSGYHSTEEPDKLDRYDGSGPAVSPNALPYGADGYDVVDSTPDPQRTKQAIAQLQQKILKLTEQIKIEQTARDDNVAEYLKLANNADKQQSARIKQVFEKKNQKSAQTIQQLQRKLEHYHRKLREVEHNGIPRQPKDVFRDMHQGLKDVGAKVTGGLSSISQATHSAAGAVVSKPREIASLIRNKFGSADNIAALKDSLDETQGDDGVGPGGARALGTGHLQSSPKYASDEDCSSATSGSAGANSTTGAPGGPPSSKGNTLDHAQASGFDAILHEIQDLRENQGRLEESFENLKAHYQRDYTMIMEALQEERYRCERLEEQLNDLTELHQNEILNLKQELASMEEKIAYQSYERARDIQEALEACQTRISKMELQQQQQQVVQLEGLENATARTLLGKLINVLLAVMAVLLVFVSTVANCVVPLMKTRSRTLSTLLLVILLAFLWRHWDAISEYLHHFLLHPR